From a single Gadus morhua chromosome 3, gadMor3.0, whole genome shotgun sequence genomic region:
- the cxcl18b gene encoding chemokine (C-X-C motif) ligand 18b: MAFSLKHLILLLVAAVAVCIKLNDAQYIPSARCLCHNTVRRTSEIITDFQIIQRGPSCDTTQVIVTIENSNNSTVELCLNTEGLLAKAFIKCWNRIKKDDSQKVTCLNKSNMRRAPARVTDIHA, translated from the exons ATGGCTTTCTCACTGAAACACCTCATCCTTCTGCTGGTTGCTGCGGTCGCTGTTTGCATCAAACTTAACGACG CCCAGTACATTCCTTCAGCTAGGTGTCTCTGTCACAATACCGTCAGGAGGACTTCAGAAATCATCACAGATTTCCAGATTATCCAAAGAGGACCCAGCTGTGACACCACTCAAGTCAT CGTTACCATCGAGAACTCAAACAACAGCACAGTCGAGCTCTGTCTTAACACAGAGGGCTTGCTAGCCAAGGCGTTCATCAAGTGCTGGAACAG AATCAAGAAAGACGACAGCCAGAAGGTGACCTGCCTGAACAAGAGCAATATGAGAAGGGCCCCAGCGAGGGTGACAGATATACACGCTTGA